From the Labrus mixtus chromosome 17, fLabMix1.1, whole genome shotgun sequence genome, one window contains:
- the LOC132992440 gene encoding bone morphogenetic protein 1-like isoform X3 has translation MTLNSIHSSAAFWGDIALDEDDLRMFKDTNKRVGQTNHTDSGNSSTSTESVSPQRAADRRTLHRLRRAATSRPERVWPDGIIPYVISGNFSGSQRAIFRQAMRHWEKHTCVTFTERTTEESYIVFTYRPCGCCSYVGRRGNGPQAISIGKNCDKFGIVVHELGHVIGFWHEHTRPDRDQHVSIIRDNIQPGQEYNFLKMEPDEVDSLGEVYDFGSIMHYARNTFSRGIFLDTILPRYDINGVRPPIGQRTRLSKGDIAQARKLYKCSKCGDSLQESAGNFSSPGFPNGYTEYAHCVWRISVTPGEKIVLNFTSLDLFRSHLCWYDHVEVRDGFWRKAPLKGRFCGDTLPDSITSTDSQLWIEFRSSSSWVGKGFSAVYEAVCGGEVKRDSGQIQSPNYPDDYQSNKVCVWKITVEEGFDVGLSFQSFDIERHDSCAYDYVEVRDGGSESSPLLGHFCGYDKPDDFKSSSNRLWLKFVSDGSVNKAGFAVNFFKEMDECSRPDNGHCQQRCLNTLGSYRCACDPGFELAADRRSCETAACGGFITKLNGSLTTPGWPKEYPPNKNCLWQLVAPIQYRITLVFDVFETEGNDVCKYDYVEVRSGLSSDSKLHGKFCGAEKPEVITSQNNNMRIEFKSDNTVSKRGFKAHFFSDIDECSKENGGCQHECVNTFGSYSCQCRSGFMLHDNKHDCKEAGCDHFVNTVSGTISSPNWPDRYPSKKACTWSLSTTPGHRVKLIFNEIDMEAHLECAYDHLEIYDGRDTRAPSLGRFCGTKKPSPVVSSGNKMFLRFFSDNSVQKRGFEVTYGAECGGSLKAEVKTKDLYSHAQFGDNNYPSGSDCLWVVSAEKGYGVEIIFQVFEIEEEADCGYDYVELYDGADIKSPRLGRYCGSGAPEEVYSAGDAIVLKFHSDDSINKKGFHVRYTSTKFQDTLHASK, from the exons ATGACACTAAACTCAATTCACTCTTCAG CTGCCTTTTGGGGAGACATTGCCCTCGATGAAGATGACCTCCGCATGTTCAAAGACACCAACAAACGTGTTGGCCAGACCAATCACACAGACTCAG GTAACAGCTCCACATCCACTGAGAGTGTCAGCcctcagagagctgcagacagacggACTCTTCATCGTCTGCGCAGAGCCGCCACCTCCAGACCTGAGCGAGTGTGGCCGGACGGCATCATCCCGTATGTCATCAGTGGGAATTTCAGTG GCAGTCAGCGGGCCATTTTCCGTCAGGCCATGCGTCACTGGGAGAAACACACCTGTGTAACATTCACTGAGAGGACGACTGAAGAAAGCTACATTGTGTTCACGTATAGGCCTTGTGG GTGTTGCTCCTACGTGGGCAGAAGAGGCAACGGCCCTCAGGCCATCTCTATAGGAAAAAACTGTGATAAGTTTGGCATTGTGGTGCATGAACTGGGACATGTCATCGGTTTCTGGCATGAACACACACGCCCAGACCGCGACCAGCATGTGAGCATCATCAGAGACAACATCCAACCAG gGCAGGAGTATAACTTCCTGAAGATGGAGCCAGATGAGGTTGACTCACTCGGGGAGGTGTACGACTTTGGCAGCATCATGCATTATGCAAGGAATACTTTTTCCAG AGGAATTTTCTTAGACACAATCCTTCCCCGTTATGACATCAATGGAGTCAGGCCGCCTATTGGACAGAGGACCAGGCTCAGCAAAGGGGACATCGCACAGGCTCGCAAACTCTACAAGTGTTCAA AGTGTGGGGACAGCCTGCAGGAGAGCGCTGGAAACTTCTCGTCTCCTGGATTTCCGAATGGATATACAGAGTACGCTCACTGTGTGTGGAGGATCTCTGTCACTCCTGGAGAGAAG ATTGTGTTAAACTTCACCTCTTTGGATCTCTTCAGGAGCCACCTTTGTTGGTACGACCACGTGGAGGTCCGAGACGGGTTCTGGAGAAAAGCTCCTTTAAAAG GACGTTTTTGTGGAGACACACTTCCAGATTCGATCACATCGACTGACAGTCAGCTGTGGATTGAattcagaagcagcagcagctgggtgGGCAAAGGCTTTTCAGCAGTCTATGAAG CGGTCTGTGGTGGAGAGGTGAAGCGGGACAGCGGCCAAATCCAGTCCCCAAATTACCCCGATGACTACCAGTccaacaaagtgtgtgtgtggaaaatcACTGTAGAGGAGGGCTTTGATGTCGGCCTCTCCTTTCAGTCATTTGAT ATTGAGAGACATGACAGCTGTGCGTATGACTATGTTGAGGTTAGGGATGGAGGTTCAGAAAGCAGCCCACTGCTCGGCCACTTCTGTGGCTATGACAAACCGGATGACTTCAAGAGCAGCTCCAACCGGCTCTGGCTGAAGTTTGTATCCGATGGATCCGTCAACAAAGCTGGGTTTGCAGTCAACTTTTTCAAAG AGATGGACGAGTGCTCGAGACCTGACAATGGTCACTGCCAGCAGCGCTGTCTGAACACGCTGGGCAGCTACAGATGTGCCTGTGACCCTGGATTTGAGCTGGCAGCTGACAGACGCAGCTGTGAGA CAGCTGCCTGTGGTGGGTTCATCACCAAGCTGAACGGCTCCCTCACCACCCCCGGGTGGCCCAAAGAATACCCTCCAAACAAGAACTGTTTGTGGCAGCTGGTGGCACCCATTCAGTACCGAATCACCCTGGTGTTTGACGTTTTCGAGACTGAAGGAAACGAT GTGTGTAAATATGATTATGTGGAGGTGCGCAGTGGACTGAGCTCAGACTCAAAGCTTCACGGGAAGTTCTGTGGAGCAGAGAAACCCGAGGTCATCACCtcccaaaacaacaacatgaggaTCGAGTTCAAATCGGACAACACTGTCTCCAAGAGGGGCTTTAAGGCCCACTTCTTCTCCG ATATCGATGAGTGCTCCAAAGAAAACGGAGGCTGCCAGCATGAATGTGTGAACACCTTCGGTAGTTACAGCTGTCAGTGCCGCAGCGGCTTCATGCTGCATGATAACAAACATGACTGCAAGGAAG CCGGCTGCGATCATTTTGTAAACACTGTGTCTGGCACAATAAGTAGCCCTAACTGGCCTGATAGATACCCCAGCAAGAAGGCCTGCACCTGGTCCCTGTCCACAACCCCAGGCCATCGTGTCAAGCTT ATTTTCAACGAGATCGACATGGAAGCTCATCTGGAGTGTGCTTACGATCACCTGGAAATCTACGACGGGCGAGACACACGTGCGCCAAGTCTGGGACGCTTCTGTGGCACCAAGAAACCCTCTCCAGTCGTATCCAGTGGAAACAAAATGTTCCTGCGTTTTTTCTCAGACAACTCTGTGCAGAAGAGAGGTTTTGAAGTCACATACGGAGCAG AATGCGGAGGAAGCCTGAAAGCCGAGGTCAAGACAAAAGACCTGTACTCTCACGCCCAGTTTGGAGATAACAACTATCCCAGCGGTTCGGACTGCCTCTGGGTGGTCTCTGCTGAGAAGGGGTACGGCGTGGAAATCATCTTTCAAGTGTTTGAGATCGAGGAGGAGGCGGACTGCGGTTACGATTACGTGGAGCTGTATGACGGCGCTGACATCAAGTCTCCGAGGCTGGGGCGATATTGTGGATCCGGG gCCCCCGAGGAGGTCTACTCTGCAGGGGATGCCATCGTTCTAAAGTTTCACTCAGACGACAGCATCAATAAGAAAGGTTTTCATGTACGCTACACAAGCACAAAGTTCCAGGACACGTTACACGCAAGCAAGTGA
- the LOC132992440 gene encoding bone morphogenetic protein 1-like isoform X1 yields MDVIFAYLLCVSLRVSLAAEWEIVDTNISFLGDVIDYKDPCKAAAFWGDIALDEDDLRMFKDTNKRVGQTNHTDSGNSSTSTESVSPQRAADRRTLHRLRRAATSRPERVWPDGIIPYVISGNFSGSQRAIFRQAMRHWEKHTCVTFTERTTEESYIVFTYRPCGCCSYVGRRGNGPQAISIGKNCDKFGIVVHELGHVIGFWHEHTRPDRDQHVSIIRDNIQPGQEYNFLKMEPDEVDSLGEVYDFGSIMHYARNTFSRGIFLDTILPRYDINGVRPPIGQRTRLSKGDIAQARKLYKCSKCGDSLQESAGNFSSPGFPNGYTEYAHCVWRISVTPGEKIVLNFTSLDLFRSHLCWYDHVEVRDGFWRKAPLKGRFCGDTLPDSITSTDSQLWIEFRSSSSWVGKGFSAVYEAVCGGEVKRDSGQIQSPNYPDDYQSNKVCVWKITVEEGFDVGLSFQSFDIERHDSCAYDYVEVRDGGSESSPLLGHFCGYDKPDDFKSSSNRLWLKFVSDGSVNKAGFAVNFFKEMDECSRPDNGHCQQRCLNTLGSYRCACDPGFELAADRRSCETAACGGFITKLNGSLTTPGWPKEYPPNKNCLWQLVAPIQYRITLVFDVFETEGNDVCKYDYVEVRSGLSSDSKLHGKFCGAEKPEVITSQNNNMRIEFKSDNTVSKRGFKAHFFSDIDECSKENGGCQHECVNTFGSYSCQCRSGFMLHDNKHDCKEAGCDHFVNTVSGTISSPNWPDRYPSKKACTWSLSTTPGHRVKLIFNEIDMEAHLECAYDHLEIYDGRDTRAPSLGRFCGTKKPSPVVSSGNKMFLRFFSDNSVQKRGFEVTYGAECGGSLKAEVKTKDLYSHAQFGDNNYPSGSDCLWVVSAEKGYGVEIIFQVFEIEEEADCGYDYVELYDGADIKSPRLGRYCGSGAPEEVYSAGDAIVLKFHSDDSINKKGFHVRYTSTKFQDTLHASK; encoded by the exons ATGGACGTTATATTTGCGTACCTGCTGTGCGTCAGTCTGCGCGTTTCTCTGGCGGCTGAATGGGAGATTGTGGACACTAATATTTCCTTCCTTGGTGATGTAATCGACTACAAGGATCCATGTAAAGCTG CTGCCTTTTGGGGAGACATTGCCCTCGATGAAGATGACCTCCGCATGTTCAAAGACACCAACAAACGTGTTGGCCAGACCAATCACACAGACTCAG GTAACAGCTCCACATCCACTGAGAGTGTCAGCcctcagagagctgcagacagacggACTCTTCATCGTCTGCGCAGAGCCGCCACCTCCAGACCTGAGCGAGTGTGGCCGGACGGCATCATCCCGTATGTCATCAGTGGGAATTTCAGTG GCAGTCAGCGGGCCATTTTCCGTCAGGCCATGCGTCACTGGGAGAAACACACCTGTGTAACATTCACTGAGAGGACGACTGAAGAAAGCTACATTGTGTTCACGTATAGGCCTTGTGG GTGTTGCTCCTACGTGGGCAGAAGAGGCAACGGCCCTCAGGCCATCTCTATAGGAAAAAACTGTGATAAGTTTGGCATTGTGGTGCATGAACTGGGACATGTCATCGGTTTCTGGCATGAACACACACGCCCAGACCGCGACCAGCATGTGAGCATCATCAGAGACAACATCCAACCAG gGCAGGAGTATAACTTCCTGAAGATGGAGCCAGATGAGGTTGACTCACTCGGGGAGGTGTACGACTTTGGCAGCATCATGCATTATGCAAGGAATACTTTTTCCAG AGGAATTTTCTTAGACACAATCCTTCCCCGTTATGACATCAATGGAGTCAGGCCGCCTATTGGACAGAGGACCAGGCTCAGCAAAGGGGACATCGCACAGGCTCGCAAACTCTACAAGTGTTCAA AGTGTGGGGACAGCCTGCAGGAGAGCGCTGGAAACTTCTCGTCTCCTGGATTTCCGAATGGATATACAGAGTACGCTCACTGTGTGTGGAGGATCTCTGTCACTCCTGGAGAGAAG ATTGTGTTAAACTTCACCTCTTTGGATCTCTTCAGGAGCCACCTTTGTTGGTACGACCACGTGGAGGTCCGAGACGGGTTCTGGAGAAAAGCTCCTTTAAAAG GACGTTTTTGTGGAGACACACTTCCAGATTCGATCACATCGACTGACAGTCAGCTGTGGATTGAattcagaagcagcagcagctgggtgGGCAAAGGCTTTTCAGCAGTCTATGAAG CGGTCTGTGGTGGAGAGGTGAAGCGGGACAGCGGCCAAATCCAGTCCCCAAATTACCCCGATGACTACCAGTccaacaaagtgtgtgtgtggaaaatcACTGTAGAGGAGGGCTTTGATGTCGGCCTCTCCTTTCAGTCATTTGAT ATTGAGAGACATGACAGCTGTGCGTATGACTATGTTGAGGTTAGGGATGGAGGTTCAGAAAGCAGCCCACTGCTCGGCCACTTCTGTGGCTATGACAAACCGGATGACTTCAAGAGCAGCTCCAACCGGCTCTGGCTGAAGTTTGTATCCGATGGATCCGTCAACAAAGCTGGGTTTGCAGTCAACTTTTTCAAAG AGATGGACGAGTGCTCGAGACCTGACAATGGTCACTGCCAGCAGCGCTGTCTGAACACGCTGGGCAGCTACAGATGTGCCTGTGACCCTGGATTTGAGCTGGCAGCTGACAGACGCAGCTGTGAGA CAGCTGCCTGTGGTGGGTTCATCACCAAGCTGAACGGCTCCCTCACCACCCCCGGGTGGCCCAAAGAATACCCTCCAAACAAGAACTGTTTGTGGCAGCTGGTGGCACCCATTCAGTACCGAATCACCCTGGTGTTTGACGTTTTCGAGACTGAAGGAAACGAT GTGTGTAAATATGATTATGTGGAGGTGCGCAGTGGACTGAGCTCAGACTCAAAGCTTCACGGGAAGTTCTGTGGAGCAGAGAAACCCGAGGTCATCACCtcccaaaacaacaacatgaggaTCGAGTTCAAATCGGACAACACTGTCTCCAAGAGGGGCTTTAAGGCCCACTTCTTCTCCG ATATCGATGAGTGCTCCAAAGAAAACGGAGGCTGCCAGCATGAATGTGTGAACACCTTCGGTAGTTACAGCTGTCAGTGCCGCAGCGGCTTCATGCTGCATGATAACAAACATGACTGCAAGGAAG CCGGCTGCGATCATTTTGTAAACACTGTGTCTGGCACAATAAGTAGCCCTAACTGGCCTGATAGATACCCCAGCAAGAAGGCCTGCACCTGGTCCCTGTCCACAACCCCAGGCCATCGTGTCAAGCTT ATTTTCAACGAGATCGACATGGAAGCTCATCTGGAGTGTGCTTACGATCACCTGGAAATCTACGACGGGCGAGACACACGTGCGCCAAGTCTGGGACGCTTCTGTGGCACCAAGAAACCCTCTCCAGTCGTATCCAGTGGAAACAAAATGTTCCTGCGTTTTTTCTCAGACAACTCTGTGCAGAAGAGAGGTTTTGAAGTCACATACGGAGCAG AATGCGGAGGAAGCCTGAAAGCCGAGGTCAAGACAAAAGACCTGTACTCTCACGCCCAGTTTGGAGATAACAACTATCCCAGCGGTTCGGACTGCCTCTGGGTGGTCTCTGCTGAGAAGGGGTACGGCGTGGAAATCATCTTTCAAGTGTTTGAGATCGAGGAGGAGGCGGACTGCGGTTACGATTACGTGGAGCTGTATGACGGCGCTGACATCAAGTCTCCGAGGCTGGGGCGATATTGTGGATCCGGG gCCCCCGAGGAGGTCTACTCTGCAGGGGATGCCATCGTTCTAAAGTTTCACTCAGACGACAGCATCAATAAGAAAGGTTTTCATGTACGCTACACAAGCACAAAGTTCCAGGACACGTTACACGCAAGCAAGTGA
- the LOC132992440 gene encoding bone morphogenetic protein 1-like isoform X4, with the protein MDVIFAYLLCVSLRVSLAAEWEIVDTNISFLGDVIDYKDPCKAAAFWGDIALDEDDLRMFKDTNKRVGQTNHTDSGNSSTSTESVSPQRAADRRTLHRLRRAATSRPERVWPDGIIPYVISGNFSGSQRAIFRQAMRHWEKHTCVTFTERTTEESYIVFTYRPCGCCSYVGRRGNGPQAISIGKNCDKFGIVVHELGHVIGFWHEHTRPDRDQHVSIIRDNIQPGQEYNFLKMEPDEVDSLGEVYDFGSIMHYARNTFSRGIFLDTILPRYDINGVRPPIGQRTRLSKGDIAQARKLYKCSKCGDSLQESAGNFSSPGFPNGYTEYAHCVWRISVTPGEKIVLNFTSLDLFRSHLCWYDHVEVRDGFWRKAPLKGRFCGDTLPDSITSTDSQLWIEFRSSSSWVGKGFSAVYEAVCGGEVKRDSGQIQSPNYPDDYQSNKVCVWKITVEEGFDVGLSFQSFDIERHDSCAYDYVEVRDGGSESSPLLGHFCGYDKPDDFKSSSNRLWLKFVSDGSVNKAGFAVNFFKEMDECSRPDNGHCQQRCLNTLGSYRCACDPGFELAADRRSCETAACGGFITKLNGSLTTPGWPKEYPPNKNCLWQLVAPIQYRITLVFDVFETEGNDVCKYDYVEVRSGLSSDSKLHGKFCGAEKPEVITSQNNNMRIEFKSDNTVSKRGFKAHFFSAGCDHFVNTVSGTISSPNWPDRYPSKKACTWSLSTTPGHRVKLIFNEIDMEAHLECAYDHLEIYDGRDTRAPSLGRFCGTKKPSPVVSSGNKMFLRFFSDNSVQKRGFEVTYGAECGGSLKAEVKTKDLYSHAQFGDNNYPSGSDCLWVVSAEKGYGVEIIFQVFEIEEEADCGYDYVELYDGADIKSPRLGRYCGSGAPEEVYSAGDAIVLKFHSDDSINKKGFHVRYTSTKFQDTLHASK; encoded by the exons ATGGACGTTATATTTGCGTACCTGCTGTGCGTCAGTCTGCGCGTTTCTCTGGCGGCTGAATGGGAGATTGTGGACACTAATATTTCCTTCCTTGGTGATGTAATCGACTACAAGGATCCATGTAAAGCTG CTGCCTTTTGGGGAGACATTGCCCTCGATGAAGATGACCTCCGCATGTTCAAAGACACCAACAAACGTGTTGGCCAGACCAATCACACAGACTCAG GTAACAGCTCCACATCCACTGAGAGTGTCAGCcctcagagagctgcagacagacggACTCTTCATCGTCTGCGCAGAGCCGCCACCTCCAGACCTGAGCGAGTGTGGCCGGACGGCATCATCCCGTATGTCATCAGTGGGAATTTCAGTG GCAGTCAGCGGGCCATTTTCCGTCAGGCCATGCGTCACTGGGAGAAACACACCTGTGTAACATTCACTGAGAGGACGACTGAAGAAAGCTACATTGTGTTCACGTATAGGCCTTGTGG GTGTTGCTCCTACGTGGGCAGAAGAGGCAACGGCCCTCAGGCCATCTCTATAGGAAAAAACTGTGATAAGTTTGGCATTGTGGTGCATGAACTGGGACATGTCATCGGTTTCTGGCATGAACACACACGCCCAGACCGCGACCAGCATGTGAGCATCATCAGAGACAACATCCAACCAG gGCAGGAGTATAACTTCCTGAAGATGGAGCCAGATGAGGTTGACTCACTCGGGGAGGTGTACGACTTTGGCAGCATCATGCATTATGCAAGGAATACTTTTTCCAG AGGAATTTTCTTAGACACAATCCTTCCCCGTTATGACATCAATGGAGTCAGGCCGCCTATTGGACAGAGGACCAGGCTCAGCAAAGGGGACATCGCACAGGCTCGCAAACTCTACAAGTGTTCAA AGTGTGGGGACAGCCTGCAGGAGAGCGCTGGAAACTTCTCGTCTCCTGGATTTCCGAATGGATATACAGAGTACGCTCACTGTGTGTGGAGGATCTCTGTCACTCCTGGAGAGAAG ATTGTGTTAAACTTCACCTCTTTGGATCTCTTCAGGAGCCACCTTTGTTGGTACGACCACGTGGAGGTCCGAGACGGGTTCTGGAGAAAAGCTCCTTTAAAAG GACGTTTTTGTGGAGACACACTTCCAGATTCGATCACATCGACTGACAGTCAGCTGTGGATTGAattcagaagcagcagcagctgggtgGGCAAAGGCTTTTCAGCAGTCTATGAAG CGGTCTGTGGTGGAGAGGTGAAGCGGGACAGCGGCCAAATCCAGTCCCCAAATTACCCCGATGACTACCAGTccaacaaagtgtgtgtgtggaaaatcACTGTAGAGGAGGGCTTTGATGTCGGCCTCTCCTTTCAGTCATTTGAT ATTGAGAGACATGACAGCTGTGCGTATGACTATGTTGAGGTTAGGGATGGAGGTTCAGAAAGCAGCCCACTGCTCGGCCACTTCTGTGGCTATGACAAACCGGATGACTTCAAGAGCAGCTCCAACCGGCTCTGGCTGAAGTTTGTATCCGATGGATCCGTCAACAAAGCTGGGTTTGCAGTCAACTTTTTCAAAG AGATGGACGAGTGCTCGAGACCTGACAATGGTCACTGCCAGCAGCGCTGTCTGAACACGCTGGGCAGCTACAGATGTGCCTGTGACCCTGGATTTGAGCTGGCAGCTGACAGACGCAGCTGTGAGA CAGCTGCCTGTGGTGGGTTCATCACCAAGCTGAACGGCTCCCTCACCACCCCCGGGTGGCCCAAAGAATACCCTCCAAACAAGAACTGTTTGTGGCAGCTGGTGGCACCCATTCAGTACCGAATCACCCTGGTGTTTGACGTTTTCGAGACTGAAGGAAACGAT GTGTGTAAATATGATTATGTGGAGGTGCGCAGTGGACTGAGCTCAGACTCAAAGCTTCACGGGAAGTTCTGTGGAGCAGAGAAACCCGAGGTCATCACCtcccaaaacaacaacatgaggaTCGAGTTCAAATCGGACAACACTGTCTCCAAGAGGGGCTTTAAGGCCCACTTCTTCTCCG CCGGCTGCGATCATTTTGTAAACACTGTGTCTGGCACAATAAGTAGCCCTAACTGGCCTGATAGATACCCCAGCAAGAAGGCCTGCACCTGGTCCCTGTCCACAACCCCAGGCCATCGTGTCAAGCTT ATTTTCAACGAGATCGACATGGAAGCTCATCTGGAGTGTGCTTACGATCACCTGGAAATCTACGACGGGCGAGACACACGTGCGCCAAGTCTGGGACGCTTCTGTGGCACCAAGAAACCCTCTCCAGTCGTATCCAGTGGAAACAAAATGTTCCTGCGTTTTTTCTCAGACAACTCTGTGCAGAAGAGAGGTTTTGAAGTCACATACGGAGCAG AATGCGGAGGAAGCCTGAAAGCCGAGGTCAAGACAAAAGACCTGTACTCTCACGCCCAGTTTGGAGATAACAACTATCCCAGCGGTTCGGACTGCCTCTGGGTGGTCTCTGCTGAGAAGGGGTACGGCGTGGAAATCATCTTTCAAGTGTTTGAGATCGAGGAGGAGGCGGACTGCGGTTACGATTACGTGGAGCTGTATGACGGCGCTGACATCAAGTCTCCGAGGCTGGGGCGATATTGTGGATCCGGG gCCCCCGAGGAGGTCTACTCTGCAGGGGATGCCATCGTTCTAAAGTTTCACTCAGACGACAGCATCAATAAGAAAGGTTTTCATGTACGCTACACAAGCACAAAGTTCCAGGACACGTTACACGCAAGCAAGTGA